Within the Nicotiana tabacum cultivar K326 chromosome 11, ASM71507v2, whole genome shotgun sequence genome, the region atctcattAGAATACAGcaggcttttaaaatcagggttcAAATCAACTCAGCTCGTTTAaatccagtttcagtaaaaccttttaaaaacatctttcaatagttttcaaataagtgatgaaatagtgagtaaaaataatgaaaacataaaCAGCCCCTCCGTCAAAACATCACTCATGAACAACCCCACGGGCAAACATGAatcatatatagcccctcgggcaaacctcacagttaCTCATATGCAGctcctcgggcatacctcacaatcacttgtaaACAGCCCCCCGGGCACAtcatgaatcaagaacagcccctcgggcaaaacatgaatcaagaacagccctTCAGGCAAAACaacatatcactcactcagggtacccgcgctcactagggttgtgtagattccggaggggctcctacatcccaagtgctataacaatccacctcgtggcataatcaatcgcgccctcggccttataacaatccacctcgtggcataaacaCTCAGGCCCTCGACATCActcaatcatgaatcagtaacaacatgttgcggcatgcagcctgatcccataaatgtcCTCACAAAACAGGCCCTTAAcgtcactcagtcatcaacctctcaagccactcgggctatcagtaaaaacagggtgctcagtccaaaacaacatttttttatatgcatcaaaacaatatagtaaagactgagttatgaaatcaatgagtataacatgactaagtatagattttctatcaaaaacagtgagaggatagtaagaaaaaagTCCCTCGGGGTCCAAACAActttggcacaaagcccaaacatGTTCAGCCAcaacccaatttatagaaattctttctaaaatgCAACTTATAGTTGCTATGGGATGAACCAtgtcacaatccccagcggtacatgcccatcacctagcatgtgagtcaTCTCAAAGTAGTAAAACGATGCAAAAtctggagtttcataccctcaggactagatttaccaTCATTACttgcctcaaacaagccaattccaataccgagcaagctaaacgatgctccaaaaatgccatctcgcgtgttttgacctctgaacggctcgaaactaaccaaaaataactcaaatacatcaaacaatgctaaatgaACCAATCCCAAtagaaaaaggtcgaatctttaatcaaaaacccATAATCGGCCAAAAAACCCAACCCGGGCTCGTatctcgaaacccgataaaactcacaaaatccgataactcattcaattatgagtccaaccatactagtttcatccaattccgactccgaatcgacgttcaaaacttaaaaattcactttatgaaactttaggcaaaaacccccaaatttcactttgaaatcatcaatcaaatgccaaaaacgaagatggattcatgaaatataactaaaatcaagtagagaacacttaccccaatccatatgataaaaatcgcctccaaaatcgctcaaatccgagctccccaactcaaaatatgaccaaatgaacaaacccttattttatatattgttctgccagctattctgcctcgATTCTCATTCCAAACGATCctgaaactcacttttgatgcctccaatgcattccttgtgaaattctaatcatgttaggctcttgaatcactccatttgaccttatattgaaagagatatgttggtttcaatatttgaaaatagtgcagatttttaatacgaattcagtggcaacttcgtaattaatctgaaaaatctggcaacccaattctcagtaaaattatcataaaatcctcatacgatgtacaaattcgacgattctttttgttatggctccataattacgatacggatctaatacttTAATAAAAATAGAATTGGAACTCATTTGCTTAATATTGTACCATTTATGATTGAAAagcgacgtcgaaacataaaaaatgagcgcaacacaacccgaacctatctgaaactcacccgagcccctcgaaacCCTATTTGAATATACCATCTCAtatcataacacggacctacttgaggcctcaaaacacacataacaacatcgaaacgacgaatcacacctcaattcgaaatcaatgaacttgaaacttcaaacttccataaccgatgctgaaacctatcaaatcacgtcattgacctcaaattttgcacacaagttacattTGACATTTAGACCTgatccaactttcggaatcagaatctgatcccgatatcaaaaagtccactcccggccaaactttcaaaaattccaactttcgctatttcaaatcaaattctactacggactttcaaatcacAATCCTGACgcgctcataagtccaaaatcacccaacggaactaacGGAATCATGTAAAGAAGTGGTGCTGACGGGCCAATTGGTTCTCACTTACGATGTATTCACAGAAAGCCGGTGTTAATGAATTTTCGGGAAGAGTTGGGCACTTGTAAATGGAAGATTGTGCCTTATATGAAGAAGAATGTAAAGGAAAGCATTATTTTGACCTTTTTGACTTTAGAAATTTGTTATagcaatattttaatttttcatagaGGTGTCAGCTTCATATATGAAACTTCCAATTAAACAGAACCCTAGAAATAGTTCTTGTCATTTAAAGTATCAACATAAGAACTTCAAAATTATTGAGCAATGAATGACAACACTTTTCTGGGAGCAAAATATTAGTATTACTTGGCTCAAAATGAGAAGCTTCTTTTTCATCATTAGAAACCACCCCATCCCTCTCTCTTTTATAATAGCTTTTTCTTCTTTGCTGCTAACCAATTGGCCGCCAACTCTCACCACAACTTCAAAGCCGATTTAAACAACACCACCACCGGTTACTTGTTCTTCAtcaatatattttaatatttttcctaCATAAATGGCTTGAATTTTCGATTCTCTAGCTAATAGGAATGTCAATGGGAGAGAAGCTAGAATccgatattttattttattttcggatATTGTGCCCGATTGTTtatatttattgatagagtgacatctaaaaaataatcaaagaaacagTTGGTATTAATTCCACTCAAACAAAACTAGGTGGTAATGAGACGCCTGTAAAGTTCAAGTGTGCAACGAATTTTTTGGACAAGTTTAGGCTGCAACTAATGTATTTGCGTACAAAAATATCATTTTGGCTATCAAATTACACTACTTTTGGTACCAACATCAACTCACATAGCTTAAATGAGTGCTATAATACAAATAGTATCATTGCACTAATCAAGGTAAATAATTTATATCAACCCAAATTTAAGTTTAATCAACCCAAATTTCAGTTCCATAAACCTAAATCACGGTTCCAAAACATCGAAATAGAAAATCAGCCGCAAATTCCAAGAACTTtatgtaaaattcaaaaaaataaatatccaacAAAACTATCCCAAAAGGGATTTTGCCATTGTTACGCCCAacatcagtgttttaaaaggattTCTTGGGACTCGCCACGGGATTCGTCTTGGGCACTATCAAAACACCCTGGCTCACGTGTAGGTTACGACTCAAGCACCTGATTGTTCTCCCAAAATATGCCTAACGCTCACCGCTGGGGGCTCGCCTAACAGTTCCTAGCGCAAATCATATGCCAAATTCTATAATTATCATTATTGACACTCAAACATTAATTACTTAATTGAAGAACTCTTAATTAACGGTGCCTATAGTGtgtattgcttgagaaagaatgcATATTTAGGTTGTTGTTGGATAACGCTAGTCCCAAAAGGGGCAGGTCCTGGTCGGTGTGGTTCGGTAGTAATTGTTATCTGTTTGATATGTCAGTTATCAGTTTATAAATTGCTAAGCCGAAAATCAAACCAATAGAATATTAGTTATTGGGTATTGGTTAGTTGGTTATCGATCGTTATtagtttacccgataagataactcaatctagagGAAGATGATAGAAAATGGGTACACAAAATAAATATGCTAGACCGATAATCGAAGAATGAGCACACAAAATAAAGAATCGAAAATAtcccaaaatttcatatttttataacaGAAATCATGATCATACTCTTAATAGAAAGAAATTGAATTTTGTTCTTAAGAAAAGAGAGATTAAATTTTAACTTTAGAatacgaaattttctttgaaaaaaccCAACGAATGATCTCAATTCTCAAAGTCAACAAAAGAAATTGTAAGGTGAGAAATTCAGGAAAGTTTATCACTTAAGGAGTAAGGTCTGAAGATAAAGAGTGACAATAGTGAGAATGAGAGAATGAAGCCCTAAGacggctttatatatatattcctaAGGATACAATTATAGTTTTGATAAagtttattgggttatcggttaaaGCGTTAATCAAATTGGGCAAACCGACTCCCCAATTGATAACCTAATAATTAAATGACATTAAACTGTTATCCGAACCACTAATCTAATAACGCAATACCGATAATTCAATAGTATTTTTTTGATTCGGGCTATCAGTTTTACCCAATACAGGTCCATCCCTAACTCCTAaagtatatgagagatcaatacggagggtttaaaagCAGGATTAGAGATAATGAAGCTTTAACGTGGTCGTAGTGAGCTTTGAGAAAAAGCCAGCTAGTGTAGTCCGAGAGCAGGGGCGTGCACAAAAAATTTTGTAAGCGGTGTTGAAATCTACAGAAGAACGGGAATAATAACTTTAGTTATTATACTTTTAGATAAGAAATAGTCCTAGTCTATTAGTTTTGTTGAGTCTTAAGTTAGAAAAGATCTTGAGTTCAATTCTACTTCATCACAATTTTAGCCATAGAAACTCTCTtaatatttggaaaaaaaaaatggttGTTGAGGTTCGAACATCTAACCTCTTAGAGCAAAATCAAGAACATAACTAATGCACCAAGAGAGAATTTATGTCAAGTGTAGGGGTGGGCATTGTTTGGGCAAACCGAAAATCCGAACCGAAATCcgacttttttggatttttgctttggatttttggattacagattgcatttttatttaatttttaaaacttttagaTTTCGGATTGGATATTGGATTTGGTACTTCGAATATTCgaaatttttgtactttatatttAGTCCACTATCCATATGTCAATAGTAATACGTTCAATACCCTATCCATTAGATATTATCTCATACATTCAaatattaattactaagttaCTCTTACAAGATTTTCTGTTTGGGCATGATTTTACTGTTGTTACTTCTTATCAATTGTATTAATGTctttgttgtatttccttaataataattttattactcgaatactttatttggatgattgCGCTGAGAATGAGGAACTTTTCATGCAATTTAACATACTTCATTTGGatattcattttttgtaaaagcAATAAACATCTCCACTTATAAGCTCAAAATAGATAATCCAAAATATTCAAACCGATTAATCCGAAACCGAACTTAAAAAAATTCGATCCAATTCGAGCATATTTGGATTGGATTTAGATTGTCATTTCTTCAATCCGAAACCGAAAATCCAAATCGACATTTTCATATCCAATCTGAACTGCCCGAACGCCGACCCCTAGTGGTGACAATTTTTTGTTACTTATCCATTTCCACTCAcagtattaatacatatatttagtaaaaaattCGATGAAGCGGTATTGTATGACACTGCTTTGTTAAGCGTGCATCCGCCCCCTATCCAAAAGAATACGTGTAGTAAATTATCGTGACCGCTTGAGAGAGAATTGCGGTAAGTTGAGTGCTTACAATTAGTAGAGAACGCTTAGGCCAAACTATGGGAGATGTAGTGGAAAAGATTCTGACAATTAGGAAATTGTTACCCTAAGCCTCTTTAATCTTGTCTCGAATTCATCACCTTTAATTGATAATGTTTACTGCTTTATAGTTAGTTGTAAGTTAATTagtgtgaaataaaaatatcatctTTATAACTTGAAAATTGTTCGAACTTATCCTCTTAGTAATATTGAAATAGTTGCAGCTAAATCTTAGTTctctaagaaaaataaatatatataattcatgATGAGTCATATTGTTAATTACCGCACAATAATTCATTCATTACCACTCACCCCATAAATATTTCCTACGTTACATTTTTCGCACATAACTAACATAACATGTAAACCGAACTACCAAATATTGTTTCTGGAAAATGACAACTTTCTCCGCTCAGACTAGAAGTTAATTAGAAACTAATGGTAGAGAGTAGTTCACGTGCATATAAGCACGTAACTTCTAAAGTAATTAAGCTACTTTTTAAAGTAAGGCGTCTTATTACTTTaatatataaatgaaaataaaaaccAAGATAACATATAATACTATACAATATTAAAGAAttcgtaattattttaaataaatttgaCAGTTTTTTTGTGAAACTACAAAACTTGCACATCATCTTTACGAATGCATCTATATACATATGGTATGCGAGAAGGCAAGCTAAAGCAAAAAGAGAGATGCTGAACTGAACAATCTGTTAAACAAATACTGATCGATGCATGCAGACTGCAGTACTATTACTCGGCCATACTGCTTGAATTAATTtcactgaaaaggaaaaagatgcATTTATGtttctctctctatttctcaAGTAATATCTCTTCCAACAATATACATTACAAACAtgtacaaaagaaaagagaggcaACCAATGGTACATACAGTAATGGCAAGACCCAGTGAATATGCTAAAGTAGCATACATACCAGTTACAAATGCAATTACCACTGCTAACATTGCCAGAAGCTGCAACTGACCTGCGACTCTACTGAGAGCCGATAGAATTCTGTAATCCTGATAGGATGTTGGTCGATGATTTATTGCCATGAGGAAGTAGCTGAATATAGCACCAGCCGAGCATGCAAAGGCGATGGCATCCGTAATAACAAATACATGGAATGCTGCTTTTCTTGTTAGAATCGCCATCCCTTTATTAGGGCTATTGGAATCGCAGTCAAAACCTCCTGGCAATGTGAAACCAGCGGCAAAGGTGACTGTAACTAATAGAGTGGCCATAACTAGATGTATTTGAGCTGCCGACATGATGCTTTTGATTTCTGTTTCAAATTCCTTATCACGCTTCGAAAACTCCCTCTGTATATGAATTTCATCCAAAGTATTCCACGGAGTCTCACGTCGTCCAAATCGACCAATGTTAGCAAAATCGTGATACAAGCTGCCACTGATACTTTCCTTGTTTGTCGTCCTCTTTATGCAAGACCATGCTACGTCAAGCGGAGTCTGATTTTCTTTGTTAAATGACATCGTCTTTGCTCTgcgattttctcttaatttcacaGGCACATGGGCCCAATAACTAGAGGCGGCAAGCAAATGGAGAGGAGTGTTGCCATCATCATCTGCATTGTCAGCAAGGCTATCCCACTTCGTGGACTTTAAtaaggacttaactaacataaATTGATTGTTCAATATGGCAACATGAAGAGCATTTTTGTCTCTGCTGTCAAGCATTTCCCAGCAATCAGGGCGGTACTTTAACAACTCATTTATCATGTTTACATCACCTGCATTGGCTGCAATGTGAAACGTTGTCGTCCAGCGATTTTCACTGCCTGCTGGAAGGTAGGCTAAGGATTTCTTCCACCCCAGCATATCAGAAACTACTTCTTTCAATCCTAGATAAACAGCATAGTGCAGCGAATTCCAACCACTCACGTCAGCTTCCTCACATAAAGATTTATTCCATTGCCATAGTAATCTCGCGCAATCTGGATGTGtcaaatatgatgatgatgatgatgatgatgatgaagagttAGTTCATCACAAATTAAGAGACCATTCAAAAGCGCTTTTCAAATTATTTATTCTTTTGCTTCCTCTTTCATATTTCTCGCACAATCCTAGAGCTTGGATTTGGTTGTTATTGATTGAATACTTATTGATTTCTAAGTCTTCCACTAGGTCAAGGGTTCAAGAGTGGTATGAAGAGCTATCAAActtaaaatttgacttttgagttaaTCATTTAAAGGGAAACTAATTAATTAGGAGAAAATTATTATTGTTACCAAGCCGATTTGTGATTTCCTCCACAACCAATCAAACACGTATGGATTTTGATATGGCTATCTAGGACTATTTCAAAAGGTTATTGGTTAACTAGAAATAAGTCTTTAGAGTTGTCTCACAAAATGAGTGATGTGAATATTAATTTTATACTACTGAGAATATCTGAAATGATTATATACTCCAAGTTAATGTAGACAATGGTATGGAAAAATCAAACTAAAGCTAGATGTTAATGACGAAGAGTAACAAAAAATACGTACATACCTGTGTGTTGATGAATTACTGCTGCATGCAGAGGTGTTCGATTAAATGGACCTGCTGCAAAAGTTGGTTTGTTGCAGGTTACCAAGATTTCAACCAAAGCATCACGAAGACCAGACTCCGCCGCCAGGTACAGTGGTGTCTCCCGGGCCTTGTTGGACGGATATTCGAATTCAGGATCTTCTTTAACCAAAAGTCTGGCTACATCTTGATGTCGGCTACGCACGGCCTTGTGCAGGGCTGTATCTCCATTGTCATCTGTCATCCTCATGAGTATCTCCTTATTCTCCTCTCCACCTATACTAAGTAGCATACGAACTACTTCACTGTGCCTTCATTAGCTGCTATGTGAAGTGCAGTCTCATTTTTCTTGTTCTGATGACATAACAATGCGGGAGTAATCTTAAGGACTTCTCCCACGAAATGGGAGTGGCCATAGAGGGCTGCCACGTGGAGGACAGTGTTGCCCCTTGGAGTGACTTGGTGCCCATTTTCTTCATCCCTTTTCAGATGATCAGCAAGTACAAATTTGCCATCTCTGGTATTGCCTTCTACCGCAGCATTATACAAGGTTGgatccatttttttttctttaattattagcGAATTTATCCAAAATCTCCTGAATTATGTTTTCAGTCCTTTGCTTTCTCTGGATGAAATATTCTGAACACCACTGATCTTTGCCTTTGATCAAAAGAAAGGGATTTGTTGTTTGCCTTGATCAGAAGAAAGGAATTTGTCGTTTATCTTTGCTGTTTCTTCTTTTACCttttaattattattcaaaagtTTAAAGAGTATCACCATGAATAAAAATGGGTTTTTTACTACTAAATCTCCTAAAACCAAAATATTACTTATGTCTTAAAATTTACTTTGTCTCATGATTCTCTTTTTTCAACACAGACAAGactacaacaacaacgacccagtataatcccacaagtggggtctggggagggtagtatgtacgcagaccttacccctactccgaaaggtagagaggttgtttccaggacAGACTGagtaattaaataagaaaataatagaacaaggaaaatattttcatgaaGTCCAGATAAATCTGAAAAATCAAGTTTTTCTAACATCCCATATCCTTATTCATttctatttttccaaaatatcttttgaaaaagagaaaaaaaaattaagttaatTAGAACAAATAAAAAAACGTAGGGATAATTTCAAAGACCTCCCTCCAAATGTATCTATTACACTAACTTCTATGATCTTAGATACCACATTCATCCTCCCTTATTATTATTGCTTTTCAGTGACAATGCTGGTTCAATTGATAAAATTTATATTCTATTCCAGGACTACCCTTTTGtgtgtttaattgttgaatattAAGTATGGAGCACAAACCTCCCTCAAATTCTTTTTATGCATGCTACACAATTGGTCTGGTTTGTTTTAAATTCATAAAATCACACACAtcttaatttaattaatatatattgaCTAATTACTGATttgttaaattaaaatatattactGGAAGTCAGAGAGTTTAAAGCTAAAATGCTTAAATTGTTTCTCTTCCTGTCCAGTTAATCGAAAAGGTACTActggcttttccttttctttgagaGACATGATATTCACTTTGGTGTTTAAGAAGCAACTTATGGTGATGGTCTCTTGCTTTTTACTGTTTACAAGTTCAAAAAGAGAAAAGGCAAAGCACATTGATAAGATTCCATTGTATTTGAGACTGCATCAAAAAGAAATAAGTGAAACTCACATGTATCAGGACCAGTGATCAAGTCAATGCTCAAATTAAA harbors:
- the LOC107784487 gene encoding protein ACCELERATED CELL DEATH 6-like isoform X1, producing MLLSIGGEENKEILMRMTDDNGDTALHKAVRSRHQDVARLLVKEDPEFEYPSNKARETPLYLAAESGLRDALVEILVTCNKPTFAAGPFNRTPLHAAVIHQHTDCARLLWQWNKSLCEEADVSGWNSLHYAVYLGLKEVVSDMLGWKKSLAYLPAGSENRWTTTFHIAANAGDVNMINELLKYRPDCWEMLDSRDKNALHVAILNNQFMLVKSLLKSTKWDSLADNADDDGNTPLHLLAASSYWAHVPVKLRENRRAKTMSFNKENQTPLDVAWSCIKRTTNKESISGSLYHDFANIGRFGRRETPWNTLDEIHIQREFSKRDKEFETEIKSIMSAAQIHLVMATLLVTVTFAAGFTLPGGFDCDSNSPNKGMAILTRKAAFHVFVITDAIAFACSAGAIFSYFLMAINHRPTSYQDYRILSALSRVAGQLQLLAMLAVVIAFVTGMYATLAYSLGLAITVCTIGCLSFLLYMFVMYIVGRDIT